In one window of Chryseobacterium viscerum DNA:
- a CDS encoding DUF4136 domain-containing protein — translation MKKYIFILLASATLGLTSCSPFQVRSDYAETANFNSFKTYKIRIDDLKLNDIDKDRVLNELSRQLQSKGLQSGESPDLIINVKANHKKITDINSSSPYGMWGWGGPFGWGVGMSRTWTSNYNEGALIVDLIDAKTNKLVWQGIGSGISVDSPKAKQRQIPEIMAEIMKNYPPQRK, via the coding sequence ATGAAAAAATATATTTTTATTTTGTTGGCATCAGCTACTTTAGGTTTAACTTCTTGTAGCCCTTTTCAGGTACGTTCAGATTATGCTGAAACCGCCAATTTCAATTCTTTCAAAACTTATAAAATAAGAATTGATGATCTAAAATTGAATGATATTGATAAAGACAGAGTGCTGAATGAACTGTCAAGACAGCTTCAGAGCAAAGGACTTCAGTCTGGAGAAAGCCCTGATCTGATTATCAACGTAAAAGCTAATCATAAAAAGATTACTGATATCAATTCTTCTTCACCTTACGGAATGTGGGGATGGGGCGGACCATTCGGATGGGGTGTTGGAATGAGCAGAACGTGGACCTCAAATTATAATGAAGGTGCACTGATTGTAGACCTTATTGATGCAAAAACCAACAAATTGGTTTGGCAGGGTATCGGAAGCGGAATTTCTGTAGATTCTCCAAAAGCAAAACAGAGACAAATTCCGGAAATTATGGCTGAGATTATGAAAAATTATCCGCCACAAAGAAAATAA
- a CDS encoding DUF5522 domain-containing protein: MAHYDIKEGEDFYYNEQGYKVFTEKFHLKRGYCCKSGCRHCPYGYDKKTDTFIKNDKKNK; the protein is encoded by the coding sequence ATGGCCCATTATGACATCAAAGAAGGTGAAGACTTCTACTATAATGAACAGGGGTACAAGGTTTTTACAGAAAAATTTCATCTGAAAAGAGGTTATTGCTGTAAAAGCGGCTGCAGACACTGTCCTTACGGGTACGATAAAAAGACTGATACATTCATTAAAAATGATAAAAAAAATAAATAA
- a CDS encoding 1-aminocyclopropane-1-carboxylate deaminase/D-cysteine desulfhydrase translates to MLLQLPTEPVSIQEIPIHKNVKLFIKREDQIHPLVSGNKYWKLFYNVNHYLERNPDKPYIITFGGAFSNHIAAVSAVGNLAGIPTLGIIRGEELQHKWRDNPTLLFAKRNGMNLKFVTREEYRHKEKLTEFLHQEFPDALIVPEGGTNEEAVEGVKMMLNEQTKDFDYLCTAVGTGGTIAGISKFSEDNQKVIGFKVVDDASLENRIFELTLRHNFNLIDSCFGGYGKINDGNIRFINDFKEKYGIPLEPIYTGKMMEKVFELIEDDYFPENSRILCFHTGGLQGIEGANLLLEKQNRNLII, encoded by the coding sequence ATGCTATTACAACTTCCCACAGAACCTGTTTCCATTCAGGAAATTCCCATTCATAAAAATGTAAAACTTTTCATTAAAAGGGAAGATCAGATTCATCCGCTGGTTTCAGGTAATAAATACTGGAAACTGTTTTATAATGTCAACCACTATCTGGAAAGAAATCCGGATAAACCTTATATTATTACTTTTGGAGGCGCTTTTTCCAACCATATTGCTGCGGTTTCAGCCGTAGGAAATCTGGCAGGTATTCCAACATTGGGAATCATCAGAGGAGAAGAACTGCAGCATAAGTGGCGTGATAACCCTACTTTACTTTTTGCCAAAAGAAATGGAATGAATCTGAAATTTGTCACCCGCGAAGAATACCGCCATAAAGAAAAACTGACAGAATTCCTTCATCAGGAGTTTCCCGATGCACTGATAGTACCCGAAGGAGGCACCAATGAAGAGGCTGTGGAAGGGGTGAAAATGATGCTCAATGAACAAACAAAAGATTTTGACTATCTTTGCACCGCAGTCGGAACCGGAGGAACCATTGCGGGAATTTCAAAATTTAGTGAAGACAATCAGAAAGTTATAGGATTTAAGGTTGTAGATGATGCTTCACTGGAAAATAGAATTTTTGAATTAACTTTGAGACATAATTTTAATCTAATAGATTCATGTTTTGGAGGTTACGGTAAAATAAATGATGGAAACATCCGTTTTATCAATGATTTCAAAGAGAAGTATGGTATTCCTTTAGAACCGATATATACAGGAAAAATGATGGAGAAAGTTTTTGAACTGATTGAAGATGATTATTTTCCTGAAAACAGCAGGATTTTGTGCTTTCACACTGGTGGATTACAGGGGATTGAAGGAGCTAATCTGCTTTTGGAAAAACAGAATAGAAATTTAATTATATAA
- a CDS encoding glucosaminidase domain-containing protein, translating to MKRLFLTISLLVLSKFSAQTWATEDQYIQKFAKYAVEEMEKYKIPASITLAQGLLETGGGQSRLAQEGKNHFGIKCKEDWTGRTMKHTDDAPNECFRVYDDPRQSYEDHSIFLSTRKYYANLFKLDMKDYRAWATGLKKAGYATNPRYASILITKIEKYKLYEFDNTSSNEVLYAVLKMYPDLKDDRTFMAQLDPSKAVKKAKDPVTVEVPYKQTSYAQQQKRVERIKTKAEILNSILIKSHPNDGLKYIVIPEDTDVKFIANKFKVSESRLIKWNELEGETLKKNDIVFLESKNSTGNTATYKAESGEDMHDIAQKFGIKLNKLYAKNRMDEGQQPSAGQLIYLIDKKPRN from the coding sequence ATGAAAAGACTTTTCCTAACCATAAGCCTTTTAGTTTTATCAAAATTTTCTGCCCAAACTTGGGCAACCGAAGATCAGTATATTCAGAAGTTTGCTAAATATGCCGTAGAAGAAATGGAAAAATATAAAATTCCGGCTTCTATTACCCTTGCCCAGGGATTATTGGAAACCGGGGGCGGGCAAAGCAGATTAGCACAGGAAGGTAAAAACCACTTCGGTATAAAATGTAAAGAAGACTGGACCGGTAGAACGATGAAACATACCGATGATGCACCCAATGAATGCTTCCGTGTTTATGACGATCCAAGACAGTCTTATGAAGACCATTCTATATTCTTATCCACAAGAAAATATTATGCAAACCTCTTCAAACTGGATATGAAAGATTACAGAGCGTGGGCAACCGGTTTAAAAAAGGCGGGCTATGCTACCAATCCACGTTATGCTTCAATTCTTATTACCAAAATTGAAAAGTACAAGCTATATGAATTCGACAATACCAGTTCTAATGAGGTATTGTACGCTGTACTTAAAATGTATCCGGATCTGAAAGACGACAGAACTTTCATGGCACAGCTGGACCCTTCAAAAGCTGTTAAAAAAGCTAAAGACCCGGTTACCGTAGAAGTTCCTTACAAACAGACTTCTTACGCACAACAGCAAAAAAGAGTGGAAAGAATCAAAACGAAAGCTGAAATTCTTAATTCCATTCTTATCAAAAGCCATCCGAATGACGGGCTGAAATATATTGTAATTCCTGAAGATACTGATGTGAAATTCATTGCTAATAAATTCAAAGTCAGCGAAAGCAGACTGATAAAATGGAATGAATTGGAAGGTGAAACCTTAAAGAAAAATGATATTGTTTTTCTGGAATCAAAAAATTCTACAGGAAATACAGCTACTTATAAAGCAGAATCCGGAGAAGATATGCATGATATCGCTCAGAAATTCGGAATCAAATTAAATAAACTTTATGCTAAAAACAGAATGGATGAAGGACAGCAGCCATCTGCAGGACAGCTGATTTATTTGATAGACAAAAAACCACGAAACTAA
- the hemL gene encoding glutamate-1-semialdehyde 2,1-aminomutase — protein sequence MKYQRSSALFDEAYKYIPGGVNSPVRAFKSVGGVPVFMKSAKGAYLTDADDNTYIDYINSWGPAILGHTHPEVLEELKIQAEKGFSFGAPTELETEIAKFIIDNVPNIDQIRMVSSGTEACMSAVRLARGYTGRDKIVKFEGCYHGHSDSFLIKAGSGAATFGNPNSPGVTAGTAKDTLLARYNDFEQVEDLFRHNQGEIAAVIIEPVAGNMGCVLPENNFLQNLRKICDENGALLIFDEVMTGFRLAFGGAQELFNVKADLVTYGKVIGGGLPVGAFAGRNEIMDHLAPKGGVYQAGTLSGNPLAMRAGLKTLQLIKNDPEFFNRLHKTTETLDFEIGKILNEKGIAHKINRKGSMMSVFFHINRVSNFDEAQEANHSLFNNFFHQMLQNGVYLPPSGYETYFISDAIKDKEIDMTLEAVRKFEYSNK from the coding sequence ATGAAGTATCAAAGAAGTTCGGCTTTGTTTGATGAAGCCTACAAATACATTCCGGGAGGAGTAAACTCTCCGGTGAGAGCATTCAAATCCGTAGGAGGTGTTCCTGTTTTTATGAAATCGGCAAAAGGGGCTTACCTTACCGATGCAGATGACAATACTTACATCGATTATATCAATTCATGGGGTCCGGCCATTTTGGGACATACACATCCTGAAGTACTGGAAGAACTGAAGATTCAGGCAGAGAAAGGATTCTCTTTCGGAGCTCCTACAGAACTGGAAACAGAAATTGCAAAATTCATTATTGATAATGTCCCGAATATTGACCAGATCAGAATGGTTTCTTCAGGAACAGAAGCATGTATGAGTGCAGTAAGACTAGCCAGAGGATACACAGGAAGAGATAAAATTGTGAAATTTGAAGGCTGTTATCACGGACATTCAGACTCATTTCTGATCAAAGCAGGAAGTGGTGCAGCAACTTTCGGAAATCCAAATTCTCCAGGAGTAACAGCAGGTACTGCTAAAGATACATTATTAGCACGTTATAACGATTTTGAACAGGTTGAGGATTTATTCCGTCACAATCAGGGAGAAATTGCAGCGGTAATTATAGAGCCGGTTGCAGGAAATATGGGGTGTGTACTGCCAGAAAACAACTTCTTACAAAACCTGAGAAAGATCTGTGATGAAAATGGAGCTTTATTAATTTTTGATGAGGTAATGACCGGTTTCAGATTGGCTTTCGGAGGAGCTCAGGAACTTTTCAATGTAAAAGCAGACTTAGTGACTTACGGAAAAGTAATCGGTGGAGGTCTTCCGGTAGGAGCTTTCGCTGGTAGAAATGAAATTATGGATCACCTGGCTCCAAAAGGAGGAGTATATCAGGCAGGAACATTAAGCGGAAACCCTTTAGCAATGAGAGCTGGATTAAAAACCCTTCAGCTTATTAAAAACGACCCCGAATTTTTCAACAGATTGCATAAGACAACAGAAACTTTGGATTTTGAAATCGGAAAAATTTTAAATGAAAAAGGAATTGCTCATAAAATCAACAGAAAAGGTTCTATGATGTCTGTTTTCTTCCATATCAACAGGGTTTCAAACTTTGATGAGGCTCAGGAAGCTAATCATTCATTGTTTAATAATTTCTTCCATCAGATGCTTCAGAATGGAGTATATCTGCCGCCAAGTGGATACGAAACGTACTTCATCAGTGATGCGATCAAAGATAAAGAAATTGACATGACGCTGGAAGCTGTAAGAAAATTTGAATATTCAAATAAATAA
- a CDS encoding amidohydrolase — MKTSDNTISRKDFIRNSALAVAGLTLIPNMMNASPFFDQNNTSVKGKMSLKNVRLETGFEYQDGEVASTKTDLFYVEVENGKIIKIAPNQPNAKVVDAKGLLMLPAFKDMHIHLDKTFYGDQWQAVQKRTGGIKGMIELEQKMLPEMLKNSTFKAEKLIELLQSKGTSYARSHVNIEPTSKLQSLKNLQKALENKKKGFGAELVAFPQHGVFYTDSVPYLKEAAKMDIDFIGGVDPFNIDGHIEKVVDFTVQLALDNKKGIDIHLHETGDSGLKTVEYLIKKVNENPALKGKTYLSHCFILAKLEAAKQEEIAEKLSEAQIGIVSTIPFGRLIMPIPTLYKHNVTVLTGNDSIIDHWNTFGTGSVLQKANLMAQLYGYSTEFLLSRSLKLATGNILPLDDKGTQQWPKTGDKADFVLMNASCSAEAVSRISEVESLVHNGNVVF; from the coding sequence ATGAAGACTTCTGACAATACCATCTCCCGCAAAGATTTTATCAGGAATTCAGCTTTGGCTGTTGCGGGACTCACTTTAATACCTAATATGATGAATGCATCACCTTTCTTTGATCAAAATAATACTTCAGTAAAGGGAAAAATGAGTCTGAAAAATGTTCGTCTGGAGACAGGGTTTGAATACCAGGATGGGGAAGTAGCCTCTACCAAAACTGATCTGTTTTATGTAGAAGTTGAAAACGGAAAAATCATAAAGATTGCACCCAATCAGCCCAATGCTAAGGTCGTAGATGCAAAAGGTCTGCTGATGCTTCCTGCATTTAAAGATATGCATATTCACCTTGATAAAACCTTTTACGGAGATCAGTGGCAGGCTGTCCAAAAAAGAACCGGAGGGATCAAAGGAATGATAGAGCTGGAGCAGAAAATGCTTCCTGAAATGCTGAAGAACTCAACCTTCAAAGCTGAAAAACTGATCGAATTATTACAGTCGAAAGGAACTTCTTATGCCAGAAGCCATGTAAATATTGAACCCACTTCCAAACTTCAGTCCTTAAAAAATCTGCAGAAAGCTTTAGAAAATAAAAAGAAAGGTTTTGGAGCCGAATTGGTAGCTTTTCCACAGCATGGCGTGTTCTATACGGATTCTGTGCCTTATCTGAAAGAAGCTGCAAAGATGGATATTGATTTTATCGGTGGTGTAGACCCATTCAACATCGATGGACATATCGAAAAAGTGGTAGACTTTACTGTTCAGCTTGCTTTGGACAATAAAAAAGGAATAGATATTCACCTGCATGAAACCGGAGATTCCGGATTGAAAACAGTAGAATATCTTATTAAAAAAGTAAATGAAAATCCTGCTCTGAAAGGGAAGACTTATTTAAGCCACTGTTTTATTCTGGCTAAATTAGAAGCTGCAAAACAGGAAGAAATCGCTGAAAAATTAAGTGAAGCACAGATTGGAATTGTTTCTACAATCCCTTTTGGAAGGTTGATCATGCCAATACCAACGCTTTACAAACATAATGTAACTGTTCTCACAGGAAATGACAGTATCATAGATCATTGGAATACTTTCGGAACAGGAAGTGTACTTCAGAAAGCCAACTTAATGGCCCAATTGTACGGATATTCAACAGAGTTTTTATTGTCAAGAAGCTTAAAACTGGCAACAGGAAATATTCTTCCACTGGATGATAAAGGAACTCAACAATGGCCAAAAACAGGAGACAAAGCAGACTTTGTTCTGATGAACGCAAGCTGTTCCGCAGAAGCTGTATCAAGAATTTCAGAAGTGGAATCATTGGTACATAATGGGAATGTTGTCTTTTAA
- a CDS encoding ankyrin repeat domain-containing protein — translation MKVLLFFLVFGSMNACETKPIDTPKEENMQEKDIIHFVKKNDVTAVQSALNNGADVNAKDRKGRSLLLIATINKQSEMAKLLISYKADVNLQDDQLDSPFLYAGASGQTELVKLYLESGARFDLFNRYNGTALIPACERGHVETVKVLVKTKGFPINHVNRLGWTALMEAVILGNGSGKYQEIVQILKDNGADLTIPDHSGKTPLQHAESSGFKEIAQILKS, via the coding sequence ATGAAAGTATTATTATTCTTTCTGGTATTCGGAAGTATGAATGCTTGTGAAACAAAGCCTATTGATACACCAAAAGAAGAAAATATGCAGGAAAAAGATATAATACATTTTGTAAAGAAAAATGATGTGACTGCGGTACAATCAGCTTTGAATAACGGTGCAGATGTGAATGCCAAAGACAGGAAAGGCCGTTCCTTATTGCTGATTGCAACAATAAACAAACAATCTGAAATGGCAAAACTGCTTATATCTTACAAAGCAGATGTTAATCTTCAGGACGATCAGCTGGACAGTCCGTTTTTGTATGCAGGAGCAAGCGGACAGACGGAACTTGTTAAGCTGTATCTGGAAAGCGGAGCTCGTTTTGATCTTTTTAACCGTTATAACGGAACTGCTTTGATCCCTGCCTGCGAGCGGGGACATGTGGAAACTGTAAAAGTTTTGGTTAAAACAAAAGGATTTCCCATTAATCATGTGAACAGATTAGGATGGACAGCCTTGATGGAAGCGGTGATTCTGGGTAATGGAAGCGGGAAATATCAGGAAATTGTACAGATATTAAAAGATAACGGAGCTGATCTAACCATTCCTGACCATTCAGGCAAAACGCCTTTGCAGCATGCAGAATCATCAGGGTTTAAAGAAATTGCTCAGATTTTAAAATCATAG
- a CDS encoding helix-turn-helix domain-containing protein: MGYHTDHFPILGIQEFSENQLKGCNLLFNELYGARSIDDPHKHDFFIINLFEHGAGSHTIDFTEYPVKDHQIHLVFPDQVHQWVIEKETIGYQLMISRDWFESFLPSLRFSASYYQNHPVINLSQEIFKTFLYEFQSIQKELNGENVFWELIQKRSELIGLLVSKSVEGAFKDFEVYNSNPIISKFLHLIDEHFKTERSVSFYADKLNISANYLNIVCKKNLNASASSLIQDRILLEAKRLLKVSEMSVKDIVYDLGFYDHASFSKFFKAQTGMTPSQFKE; this comes from the coding sequence GTGGGTTACCATACAGATCATTTTCCAATTTTAGGAATTCAGGAATTTAGTGAGAATCAGCTGAAGGGCTGTAATCTGCTGTTTAATGAACTTTATGGGGCACGTTCCATTGATGATCCCCATAAGCATGATTTTTTTATCATCAATCTTTTTGAGCATGGAGCAGGCTCACATACCATAGATTTTACAGAATATCCGGTAAAAGACCATCAGATCCACCTTGTTTTTCCGGATCAGGTGCACCAATGGGTCATTGAGAAAGAAACCATAGGTTATCAGCTGATGATCAGCCGGGACTGGTTTGAAAGCTTTCTGCCATCGTTAAGATTTTCGGCATCTTATTATCAGAATCATCCGGTTATTAATCTTTCCCAGGAAATTTTTAAAACTTTTCTATATGAATTTCAATCTATCCAGAAAGAACTGAATGGAGAAAACGTATTTTGGGAGCTTATTCAAAAAAGAAGTGAGCTCATTGGGCTGCTGGTAAGTAAATCTGTGGAAGGGGCTTTCAAAGACTTTGAAGTCTATAACTCAAATCCTATTATTTCAAAATTTCTCCATCTTATTGATGAACATTTTAAAACAGAAAGATCTGTTTCTTTCTATGCTGATAAACTGAATATTTCTGCCAACTATCTGAATATTGTCTGCAAGAAAAATCTTAATGCTTCGGCTTCATCTCTTATTCAGGATCGTATTTTACTGGAAGCCAAAAGACTTTTAAAGGTTTCCGAAATGTCTGTAAAAGATATTGTGTATGATCTCGGTTTCTATGACCATGCCAGCTTTTCCAAATTTTTTAAAGCACAAACGGGAATGACACCTTCCCAATTCAAAGAATAA
- a CDS encoding amidohydrolase, whose product MQFPYQLTAKGKYSLKNVRLETGFEYENEEVVGTKTELFSIEIEDGKIKTVKANDPASKATDAKGYLMLPAFRDMHIHLDKTLYGLPWQALSPKRRTVKDMIAYEQEIIPELLKTSVSRAEQLISLQQHYGTHFARTHFNIDPTSGLKSLEHLEQALENKKDSFKAELVAFPQHGVYYTESAPLMKEAAQLKSVEFIGGLDPLSIDGSIEKVMDFTVQLALDHNKGIDIHLHEVGESGMKTINYLIDKAIENPALQGKIFVSHAFALAHLSSKETELIAERLAAGKVGIASSVPFKGTVMPIPTLKKYGVNVLIGNDNVQDYWSTFGSGSMLQKANLIAELYGYATEYALSRALQFATQSILPLDEKGKQQWPKAGDEAAIVLTDASCSAEAVSRMSEIKALMNDGNLFWRN is encoded by the coding sequence ATGCAATTTCCCTATCAATTAACTGCAAAAGGAAAATATTCCCTTAAAAATGTCCGCCTGGAAACAGGTTTTGAATACGAAAATGAAGAGGTTGTCGGAACTAAAACTGAGCTTTTCAGTATTGAAATTGAAGACGGAAAAATAAAAACAGTAAAAGCCAATGACCCTGCTTCCAAAGCAACAGATGCCAAAGGATATCTGATGCTTCCGGCTTTCAGAGATATGCACATCCATCTGGATAAAACATTGTACGGTCTTCCATGGCAGGCGCTGTCCCCGAAAAGAAGAACAGTGAAAGATATGATTGCCTATGAACAGGAAATTATTCCTGAGCTGTTGAAAACATCGGTAAGCAGAGCAGAACAGTTGATCAGTCTGCAGCAGCACTATGGAACTCATTTTGCAAGAACACATTTCAATATAGACCCTACATCAGGATTGAAATCCCTGGAACATCTTGAGCAGGCGCTTGAAAACAAAAAAGATTCTTTCAAAGCTGAACTGGTAGCTTTCCCGCAGCACGGAGTGTATTACACAGAATCTGCTCCTCTGATGAAGGAAGCAGCACAACTGAAAAGTGTGGAATTTATCGGTGGACTTGATCCTTTAAGTATTGATGGAAGTATTGAGAAAGTAATGGATTTTACGGTTCAGCTGGCATTAGATCACAATAAAGGAATTGATATTCACCTGCATGAAGTAGGAGAGTCCGGTATGAAAACGATCAATTATCTGATTGACAAAGCAATCGAAAATCCGGCACTTCAGGGAAAAATATTTGTAAGTCATGCATTTGCTTTAGCACATCTTTCATCAAAAGAAACAGAACTGATTGCAGAAAGACTGGCCGCAGGAAAAGTAGGAATCGCCTCTTCTGTACCTTTTAAAGGAACGGTAATGCCCATTCCAACTTTGAAAAAATATGGTGTGAATGTATTAATCGGAAATGATAATGTACAGGACTACTGGAGTACTTTCGGGTCCGGAAGTATGCTGCAGAAAGCCAATCTGATTGCAGAATTGTACGGTTATGCCACAGAATATGCATTATCAAGAGCTTTACAGTTTGCAACTCAAAGTATCCTTCCTCTGGATGAAAAAGGAAAACAGCAGTGGCCTAAAGCTGGTGATGAAGCTGCAATTGTACTTACAGACGCTTCATGTTCTGCAGAAGCTGTTTCCAGAATGTCTGAAATAAAAGCCCTGATGAATGACGGGAATTTATTTTGGAGAAATTAA